One genomic region from Mastacembelus armatus chromosome 21, fMasArm1.2, whole genome shotgun sequence encodes:
- the LOC113123005 gene encoding trace amine-associated receptor 8a-like produces MSMLLSFLSRQLHTPTNSLILSLAVSDFFVGFILLFQSMFIDGCWYISDLMCVVYYGLDYIVCYSSVGNMVLISIDRYVAICDPLHYSIRVTQKRVQVCVCLCWIWSLFCFIVFLKDNLKQPGQYNSCVGECVIMVTLSEQVVGFFIYLFLPITVIVVLYMRVFVVAVSQARAMRSHITAVTVQGSVKVTAKKFELKAARTLGVVVVVFIICFCPYYCVSLAYQETLFNASSAAFVICLYYFNSCLNPLIYAFFYPWFRKCTKVIVTLQILKSGSSDTNIL; encoded by the coding sequence atgagtatgttgctgtctttcctctccaggcagctccacactcccaccaattccctcatcctctctctggctgtctcagatttCTTCGTGGGCTTCATCCTGTTGTTTCAAAGTATGTTCATAGACGGCTGCTGGTACATTAGTGAcctcatgtgtgttgtgtattatGGTTTAGATTATATTGTATGTTATTCATCAGTAGgaaacatggtgctcatatccatTGATCgatatgtggctatttgtgaccctctgcattactccatcagagtcactcaaaaaagagttcaagtctgtgtttgtctctgttggatctggtctctcttctgtttcattgtgtttttgaaagatAATCTGAAACAACCAGGCCAATATAATTCATGTGTTGGAGAGTGTGTGATAATGGTTACATTAAGTGAACAAGTAGTaggcttttttatttacttatttcttcccattactgttattgtggttctgtatatgagagtatttgtggtggctgtgtctcaggctcgtgccatgaggtctcacattacagctgtcacagtccagggttcagttaaagtaactgctaaaaaatttgaactcaaagcagccaggactcttggtgttgttgtagtcgtctttatcatttgtttctgtccttaCTATTGTGTCAGTCTTGCATATCAGGAAACTTTGTTCAATGcctcatctgctgcctttgtgaTATGTCTGTActattttaactcctgtctaaaccctctgatctatgcctttttctacccctggtttagaaaatgtacaaaagttaTTGTTACACTTCAAATACTGAAGTCTGGTTCTAGTGACACCAACatactttaa
- the LOC113123003 gene encoding trace amine-associated receptor 7b-like, producing the protein MSMLLSFLSRQLHTPTNSLILSLAVSDFFVGFLLFFQIMFIDGCWYIGDLMCALYCGFDYIICYSSVGTMVLISTDRYVAICDPLHYSIRVTQKRVQVCVCLCWICSFVCFIVLSKDNLKQPGQYNSCVGECVIILSKSERVANVILTFILSITVIVVLYMRVFVVAVSQARAMRSHITTVTVQGSRKVTAKKSELKAARTLGVVVGVFIICFCPYYCVSLADQETLFNASSAAFVICLYYFNSCLNPLIYAFFYPWFRKCTKVIVTFQILKSGSSDTNIL; encoded by the coding sequence atgagtatgttgctgtctttcctctccaggcagctccacactcccaccaattccctcatcctctctctggctgtctcagatttcttcgtgggcttcctcctgttttttcaAATTATGTTCATAGACGGCTGCTGGTACATTGGTGACCTCATGTGTGCTCTGTATTGTGGTTttgattatattatatgttattcATCAGTAGGAAccatggtgctcatatccactgaccgttatgtggctatttgtgaccctctgcattactccatcagagtcactcaaaaaagagttcaagtctgtgtttgtctctgttggatctgttcttttgtgtgttttattgtgttatcaAAAGATAATCTGAAACAACCAGGCCAATATAATTCATGTGTTGGAGAGTGTGTGATAATCCTCAGCAAAAGTGAACGAGTTGCAAATGTTATTTTGACCTTTATTCTCtccattactgttattgtggttctgtatatgagagtatttgtggtggctgtgtctcaggctcgtgccatgaggtctcacattacaactgtcacagtccagggttcaaggaaagtaactgctaaaaaatctgaactcaaagcagccaggactcttggtgttgttgtaggcgtctttatcatttgtttctgtccatATTATTGTGTCAGTCTTGCAGATCAGGAAACTTTGTTCAATGcctcatctgctgcctttgtgaTATGTCTGTActattttaactcctgtctaaaccctctgatctatgcctttttctacccctggtttagaaaatgtacaaaagttaTTGTTACATTTCAAATACTGAAGTCTGGCTCTAGTGACACCAACatactttaa
- the LOC113123775 gene encoding trace amine-associated receptor 8a-like, giving the protein TELCFPQLNSSCSRVLRPYALTIFAYVILSIITLLTVFLNLLVIVSISHFKQLHSLTNFLVLALAVSDFLVSPLMLFQILLINGCWLLSDLMCSLYTVIDCIITTSSVGIMVLISIDRYVAICDPLHYSTKVTQKRVQVCVLLCWILSALCHSLMKQDNLSNPGKYNTCTGECVIVIEYVAGRVDMFLSFTLPITVIVVLYMRVFAVAVSQARAMRSHITTVTVQGSVNVRVKKSEMKAARTLGVVIIMFLLCLCPYFCVTLTSQDTLFNQSSAAFVICLFYFNSCLNPMIYAFFYPWFRKCIKLIFTLEILRPGSSEVSVM; this is encoded by the exons actgaactctgctttccacaactcAACTCCTCCTGCAGCAGAGTTTTGCGTCCTTATGCTTTAACCATATTTGCTTACGTTATACTGTCCATCATTACTTTGCTTACTGTGtttctcaacctgctggtcatcgtctccatctcacacttcaa gcagctccacagtCTCACCAACTTCCTCGTCCTCGCTTTGGCTGTGTCAGATTTCTTGGTGAGCCCCCTCATGTTGTTTCAGATTTTGCTTATAAATGGCTGTTGGTTGCTCAGTGACCTGATGTGTTCCCTCTACACTGTTATTGACTGTATTATTACAACTAGTTCAGTAGGAATcatggtgctcatatccatTGACCGATATGTGGCgatttgtgaccctctgcattatTCCACCAAagtcactcaaaaaagagttcaggtctgtgttttgctgtgttggaTATTATCTGCTCTCTGTCACAGTCTGATGAAGCAGGATAACCTGTCAAATCCAGGCAAGTACAACACCTGCACTGGAGAGTGTGTGATTGTTATTGAATATGTTGCTGGACGTGTTGATATGTTTTTGTCCTTCACTCTtcccattactgttattgtggttttgtatatgagagtatttgcagtggctgtgtctcaggctcgggccatgaggtctcacattacaactgtcacagtccagggttcaGTGAATGTTCGAGTTAAGaaatctgaaatgaaagcagccaggactcttggtgttgttaTAATTATGTTTCTACTATGTCTCTGCCCATATTTTTGTGTCACACTCACCAGCCAGGACACACTGTTCAATCAatcatctgctgcttttgtAATATGTCTGTTCTACTTTAACTCCTGTCTAAATCCTATGATCTATGCCTTTTTCTACCCCtggttcagaaaatgtattaaactcATTTTTACACTTGAGATACTGCGACCTGGCTCCTCTGAGGTCAGTGTAATGTAG